A window from Borrelia sp. P9F1 encodes these proteins:
- the recD gene encoding exodeoxyribonuclease V subunit alpha, which produces MRNYLVLREFLKDNKRNYLNPELKIYEIIETLNINIGNYYKSHLLMGNVKDGMYEELNIFLIFLFNYLSEGHLRANISFLVYNITKTIESAYLELEEEDKFYKKSIQILEELKQFTKITKINEMILCLKQRNIIKDLNLNEKITTPLILENNTNIYTQKNFREEEELIKKIDERIKNSRSKISEQTVQHIMTNLNTKGLSTEQVSSIEKSLKSNFFILSGGPGTGKTTTISYILKAIDINLGTKQKVALIAPTGKASQKLKSSLKETFKNLETEYGTVHKLLKISFINKGYKYNEKNPLEFDIIIIDEASMVDASTFLRLLKAIHINTKLIITGDKNQLPSISGGNVYASLVKIKDINNENVEILKKNFRSNHEINLLAEAIYKENEELIFNQINNSNSIILKEINKISIENELLNYTKTLYKKTSSFNLKLLTDEKIESIISILTTQTILCSRNFGKFGTKRINESIKMHLKKIHGSLVGQIILITQNDYKNDLFNGERGILFKENSKIYALFKRDENEKYKKINFNLLNKYELSFATTIHKSQGSEYENVVIIIENHPFLTKELLYTAITRARKSIKIISSQDIIKNVSRKTVDRDSKIREYIRALKQIDKEK; this is translated from the coding sequence ATGAGAAATTATTTAGTCTTAAGAGAATTCTTAAAAGATAATAAAAGAAATTACTTAAATCCCGAACTTAAAATTTATGAAATAATTGAAACACTAAACATAAACATAGGAAATTATTACAAATCACATCTACTTATGGGCAACGTAAAAGACGGCATGTATGAGGAGCTTAATATATTTTTAATATTTTTATTCAATTATCTTTCTGAAGGGCACTTAAGAGCTAATATCAGTTTTCTAGTGTACAACATTACAAAAACAATAGAGAGTGCCTACCTTGAACTTGAAGAAGAGGACAAATTTTATAAAAAATCAATACAAATACTGGAAGAACTTAAACAATTTACAAAAATAACTAAAATCAACGAAATGATATTATGTTTAAAGCAACGCAATATAATAAAAGACCTTAATTTAAATGAAAAAATAACAACCCCCTTAATATTAGAAAACAATACTAATATCTACACTCAAAAAAATTTCAGGGAAGAAGAAGAGTTAATTAAAAAGATAGACGAAAGAATCAAAAATAGCAGAAGTAAAATTAGCGAGCAGACAGTACAACATATCATGACGAATTTAAATACTAAAGGTTTAAGCACAGAACAAGTAAGCTCAATTGAAAAATCTTTAAAAAGTAACTTTTTTATACTCAGCGGTGGTCCTGGTACAGGAAAAACAACAACTATCAGTTATATTCTAAAAGCAATCGATATTAATTTAGGGACTAAACAAAAAGTAGCTCTCATAGCGCCAACGGGAAAAGCAAGCCAAAAACTAAAATCAAGCTTAAAAGAAACATTTAAAAATCTTGAAACAGAATATGGCACGGTACATAAATTATTAAAAATTTCATTTATCAATAAAGGCTACAAATACAACGAAAAAAACCCTTTGGAATTTGACATAATCATAATTGATGAAGCATCCATGGTAGATGCAAGCACTTTTTTAAGATTGCTCAAGGCAATCCATATAAACACAAAACTTATAATAACAGGAGATAAAAATCAGCTTCCATCAATATCTGGGGGCAACGTGTATGCAAGCCTTGTTAAAATAAAAGACATAAATAATGAAAATGTAGAAATACTTAAAAAGAATTTCAGAAGCAATCATGAGATTAACCTACTAGCAGAAGCAATATACAAGGAAAATGAAGAGTTGATCTTTAATCAAATTAATAATAGTAACAGCATAATTTTAAAGGAAATAAACAAAATAAGCATAGAAAATGAACTACTCAATTACACAAAAACCCTATACAAGAAAACATCCAGCTTTAATCTTAAATTACTAACAGATGAAAAAATAGAATCAATTATTAGCATTTTAACCACCCAGACCATTTTATGCTCAAGAAATTTTGGGAAATTTGGAACAAAAAGAATAAATGAAAGCATAAAAATGCATCTAAAAAAAATTCATGGTAGTTTAGTTGGACAAATAATTCTTATTACTCAAAATGACTATAAAAATGATTTATTCAATGGAGAAAGAGGAATTCTCTTTAAAGAAAATTCTAAAATTTACGCTTTATTTAAAAGAGACGAAAATGAAAAATATAAAAAAATAAATTTTAATTTACTAAATAAATATGAACTTAGCTTTGCCACAACAATACATAAAAGCCAAGGTTCTGAATATGAAAATGTAGTAATCATAATAGAAAATCATCCCTTCTTAACAAAAGAACTACTCTATACCGCAATAACGAGAGCCAGGAAAAGCATAAAAATAATATCAAGCCAAGATATCATTAAGAATGTCAGCCGAAAAACGGTAGACAGAGATTCAAAAATACGGGAATACATACGTGCATTAAAACAAATTGACAAAGAAAAATAA
- the recB gene encoding exodeoxyribonuclease V subunit beta, producing the protein MQEILNKIKQNEKILIEASAGTGKTYTLEHTITSLLTNKIYSPSEILVLTFTKKATEEMRSRILKSIENAYKNSKTEKLLKEIYTQSNKIFISTIHKFALHALNNFQIETENFSQYRVKESFTSEIDEIVYELLRKTEVLKKELAIKNYEFEIFKSNFGNTDEMLRSIRKAYKRDKTEELGNWIEKQTIFQSILANKDKLIEKYKLIVETLNTMSTEEKRTFLHKHNQGTKISEIKYRNEEDIVKITEILINNQFLYKIITSNINKNTTLSDKEIWIKNSLIELSHETNTDREQKPDKKKIHKSKLRKYIKLSVKHKILKYIERELSNVIDATNTIDQKHVILNFKKHLKSSDKTLLNSLKNKYKIILIDEAQDLDLLQIEIFKILNSCGIKLVFIADPKQIIYAFRNADVSFYNQGIKHKTKEEARITLGTNYRTNKKLVEPLNIMFRNIYNKTWTSKIEQIEFNSSKTEPKNDSNNIFINNKEIEGINIIEGEENTIQKTALTIKYLLTNGEICENGGLRKIKESDITILCRTSKEIYLIDKALQSENIKTSKTERSFFKTKEFDEIFYLLKCLDRNQEFKTLNYVLISQIINLPWELYLALMERNELHYIEESISDIIYLLENKEITLIKAIDTIISNKDFWINLAKNFNSPPFSEFAITKKSYRETLINEGKFEELNNHETSLDLVSKIYYKEKTVESVISTLEAHIINKDFEEDEDKLEIKDSKSIEILTIHKSKGLSLNIVFLIGDLEDNKNKTLLKPSEPFYKFCSEDRIEYDFLKLKENRELATLKFLNEEKNLFYVGTTRARFALFIINKGKVTQIMLALAETKTIYGINLNFNVHDLLQIHQFNKPDADYNANATLIPPPPINKSLFKKENTHSYTSLAAVHKSIYHTNRDIKDDADYANDDPIKETLPRGKDIGNILHAIMEDIDFSVAKDTFKNFQEMNLSLIQKKIRYFNSNLNTSEIQEALLQMIYNILSIKIKFIDARLCDIQELQKEMEFLIKIDSKPNEERNLFLNCKSLNLDLKDGYIKGIIDLTFKINNKVYILDYKTNYLGQSIQDYDLENLKKVMKQERYDLQYKIYALGLKKILFKNMDKYDKNFGGIIYLFTRAFGKRTENQYDSQDGIYTALPNFKELDLEQIVTT; encoded by the coding sequence ATGCAAGAAATACTGAATAAAATTAAGCAAAATGAAAAGATACTAATTGAGGCATCGGCAGGAACTGGAAAAACATATACACTTGAACACACCATTACAAGCTTGCTAACAAACAAAATATATTCTCCAAGCGAGATACTGGTATTGACATTTACAAAAAAAGCAACAGAGGAAATGCGCTCCAGAATATTAAAGTCAATTGAGAATGCATACAAAAATTCCAAAACAGAAAAATTACTAAAAGAAATTTACACACAATCAAATAAAATTTTCATCTCAACGATACACAAATTTGCACTACACGCCCTTAATAATTTTCAAATTGAAACAGAAAATTTCTCTCAATATAGGGTAAAAGAGAGTTTTACATCAGAAATAGATGAAATAGTCTATGAACTTTTAAGAAAAACAGAGGTACTTAAAAAAGAATTAGCAATAAAGAATTATGAATTTGAAATCTTTAAATCCAATTTTGGAAACACAGACGAAATGCTTAGAAGCATAAGAAAGGCTTATAAAAGAGACAAGACAGAAGAACTTGGAAACTGGATAGAGAAACAAACTATTTTTCAAAGCATACTTGCCAATAAAGACAAACTAATTGAGAAATATAAACTAATAGTAGAAACGCTAAACACAATGAGTACGGAAGAAAAAAGAACTTTCCTTCATAAACATAATCAAGGAACTAAAATTTCAGAAATTAAATATAGAAACGAGGAAGATATAGTAAAAATAACAGAAATACTTATAAACAATCAATTTCTATACAAAATAATAACATCCAACATTAATAAAAATACTACTCTCTCGGATAAAGAAATATGGATTAAGAATTCTTTAATAGAGCTTAGTCATGAGACAAATACAGATAGGGAACAAAAACCAGACAAGAAAAAAATCCATAAGAGCAAACTTAGAAAATATATTAAATTGAGTGTTAAACATAAAATTCTTAAATATATAGAAAGAGAGCTTTCAAACGTTATTGATGCAACAAATACAATAGACCAAAAACACGTAATACTAAACTTTAAAAAGCACCTAAAGTCTTCTGACAAGACCTTATTGAATTCACTAAAAAATAAATACAAAATAATACTAATAGATGAAGCACAAGATTTAGATCTTTTGCAAATAGAAATATTTAAAATTCTCAACTCCTGTGGCATAAAGTTAGTGTTTATAGCCGATCCTAAACAAATAATTTATGCATTCAGAAATGCTGATGTTTCATTTTATAACCAAGGAATAAAGCATAAAACGAAGGAAGAGGCAAGAATAACCCTAGGAACAAACTATAGAACCAACAAAAAGTTAGTTGAACCTTTGAATATTATGTTTAGAAATATTTACAATAAAACATGGACGTCCAAAATTGAACAAATTGAATTTAATAGCTCAAAAACAGAACCCAAAAATGATAGCAATAACATTTTTATAAACAATAAAGAAATAGAAGGAATAAACATAATAGAGGGGGAAGAGAACACTATACAAAAAACAGCACTCACAATCAAATATTTGCTAACAAATGGGGAAATATGTGAAAATGGAGGACTTAGGAAAATCAAAGAGTCCGATATTACAATACTCTGTAGAACATCAAAAGAAATATATTTAATAGATAAGGCACTCCAAAGCGAAAACATTAAAACAAGCAAAACTGAAAGATCATTCTTTAAAACGAAAGAATTTGATGAGATATTTTACTTACTCAAATGTCTAGACAGAAATCAAGAATTTAAAACTTTAAACTATGTATTAATCAGCCAAATAATAAATCTTCCCTGGGAACTGTATCTAGCTTTAATGGAAAGAAATGAGCTCCACTACATAGAAGAATCCATTAGCGACATCATATACTTACTTGAGAATAAAGAAATAACACTAATAAAAGCAATAGATACAATCATATCAAACAAAGATTTTTGGATAAACTTGGCAAAAAATTTCAATAGTCCACCCTTTAGTGAATTTGCAATCACAAAAAAAAGCTATAGAGAAACACTCATAAATGAGGGGAAATTTGAGGAACTTAACAATCATGAGACAAGCCTAGATCTTGTTTCCAAAATTTACTACAAGGAAAAGACTGTAGAATCAGTAATATCTACACTAGAAGCCCATATAATAAACAAAGATTTTGAAGAAGATGAAGATAAGCTAGAAATCAAAGATAGTAAATCTATAGAAATACTCACAATTCACAAATCAAAAGGACTAAGCCTTAACATTGTGTTTCTAATAGGCGACTTGGAAGACAATAAAAATAAAACCTTACTCAAACCATCCGAACCATTCTATAAATTTTGTTCTGAAGACAGAATAGAGTACGATTTTCTCAAATTAAAAGAAAATCGAGAACTTGCTACACTTAAATTCTTAAACGAAGAAAAAAACCTTTTTTACGTAGGAACGACAAGGGCTCGCTTCGCACTATTTATTATCAATAAAGGAAAAGTAACGCAAATAATGCTAGCACTAGCAGAAACAAAAACAATCTACGGTATAAACCTGAACTTTAATGTACACGATTTATTGCAAATACATCAATTCAACAAACCAGACGCTGACTACAATGCAAACGCGACCTTAATCCCGCCGCCGCCAATAAATAAAAGTTTATTTAAAAAAGAAAACACACACAGCTACACAAGCCTCGCCGCAGTTCACAAATCAATATATCACACAAATAGAGACATAAAAGATGATGCAGATTATGCTAATGATGATCCCATTAAAGAAACACTTCCAAGGGGTAAAGATATTGGAAATATTTTGCATGCCATTATGGAAGATATAGATTTTAGCGTTGCAAAAGATACTTTTAAAAATTTTCAAGAAATGAACTTGAGTCTTATACAAAAAAAAATAAGATATTTCAATTCCAATCTAAACACATCTGAGATACAAGAAGCACTTTTACAGATGATTTACAATATATTGAGCATAAAAATTAAATTTATTGACGCAAGGTTATGCGATATTCAGGAATTACAAAAGGAAATGGAATTTTTAATTAAAATAGATAGCAAACCTAATGAAGAGAGGAATCTTTTTTTGAATTGCAAAAGTCTTAATTTAGATTTAAAAGACGGATACATTAAAGGCATAATTGATCTTACATTTAAAATTAACAATAAAGTGTATATTCTAGACTATAAAACAAATTATCTTGGACAAAGCATACAAGATTATGATCTAGAAAACTTAAAAAAAGTAATGAAACAAGAGCGCTATGACTTACAATACAAAATTTATGCACTGGGGTTAAAAAAAATACTCTTTAAGAACATGGATAAGTATGACAAAAACTTCGGGGGGATAATATACCTCTTTACAAGAGCATTTGGGAAGAGGACAGAAAATCAGTATGACTCTCAGGATGGAATCTATACGGCCCTGCCAAACTTTAAAGAATTAGACTTGGAACAGATAGTTACAACCTAA
- a CDS encoding exodeoxyribonuclease V subunit gamma codes for MYKIYKTSKVCAIYNKIQELIRDDNIFKKETVIILNSDILEDEIKKYLASLNGVSHNLNIKQNITKTIYNLLLENWNVRHFLESSTLLLYSGTEKFILYNILKENKIKNVNRFKSIKNRYIFASKAVVLFHKYYDKFFKIIENWRQDKVLFKDKINFRYESMQKEMFKKLFENQINIFDLYEQMENETKGSPKNVETKRIIIIGETREIDKKMLYYLQKIFKLDVHELVLKDVTYYQSVLIDELLPTKIEKHNLEVQIENEIDINLFEEKNFLASLKNSIISKTALISLDKSFKIIEATTQRREVEILVNNILYSTQNSNLKLNDIVITCLSKEIDIYLPYIEEFLNKYDVDFNVLDSKDISKSKSVMALKKLMGLFTSNKGAISNFSRKEIIEFLSSSKVLNKFNISINELQNLITFSDTMNINFGMNDTHKENLSYDKTFLNSWEDGFNRFLMSEIFDEKYENEILQENVSFQDPNSIVQLKTIISSLYEDITYFKGREYTIYEWAEIIEIFINKYIKLEDDDKIDEYIRTRVQYLKNFSRDFNDNLYKDYMEKIKDTKVEFALFKIMFEESLEQKSYQLMNQNMGILVASSDKIEYLLKSEIHFLGADKLNSNITFDNMNLLNEYYDYANVEQNNISNLINIIFAASNKFYLYYSLSKSLNPDINKPKVIHKIIDYIKDMGQEIEIETHPRENYDFKYFKEQKASYLINYDTNAFCIAESLKNGNHTKFIQKRVKLRGPISLGIKDINKAITNPYKHFYEKILNVHIKDISQINEIKEKQEEQIVDIVNFSYSLMNEFISIHAYIKNEISEHQILERIDSIIAHKIQKGVVPINFKREMIKKEFISKLNEIKSSIEINFQEFFKMEAIDTTLNKIIPISFEDETLEFKLNGSFQNIYKIDNRYYYCNLEKKEYSTDTIARKIDLYILGLILKSEVKDINSIQEIKISYETAQLSLDNAYEGTAINLAELENLLKQIAYISSYPTPIYKDLINKSLNKIKDINEFPTELESQIRRTQKSLAITKNMEYFLEQKDITCCPYYNRFKDTNHLNIDKNLEKLLKDFYIKFMKIQS; via the coding sequence ATGTATAAAATATACAAAACAAGCAAAGTTTGTGCAATCTATAATAAAATCCAAGAACTGATCAGAGATGATAATATTTTTAAAAAAGAGACCGTTATAATCTTAAATAGCGATATTCTTGAAGATGAAATTAAGAAATATTTAGCATCTCTGAATGGGGTCTCGCACAATCTAAACATAAAGCAAAATATAACGAAAACGATATACAATCTTTTGTTAGAAAATTGGAATGTAAGACACTTCCTAGAAAGTAGTACATTACTTCTTTATTCAGGAACAGAAAAGTTTATCCTCTACAACATACTAAAAGAGAATAAAATAAAAAACGTTAATCGATTCAAATCAATCAAAAACAGATATATTTTCGCATCAAAGGCAGTGGTCTTGTTTCACAAATACTACGATAAATTTTTTAAAATAATTGAAAATTGGAGACAGGACAAAGTCCTGTTTAAAGACAAAATCAACTTTCGATATGAATCAATGCAAAAGGAAATGTTTAAAAAACTATTTGAAAACCAAATCAACATCTTTGACTTATATGAACAAATGGAAAATGAAACAAAAGGATCCCCTAAAAACGTTGAAACAAAAAGAATAATAATCATTGGAGAAACAAGAGAAATTGACAAAAAAATGTTGTACTATTTGCAAAAAATTTTCAAACTTGACGTCCATGAACTAGTTTTAAAAGACGTAACTTATTACCAATCTGTTTTAATAGACGAGCTTCTTCCAACAAAAATAGAGAAACATAATTTGGAAGTACAAATAGAAAACGAAATTGACATTAACTTATTTGAAGAGAAAAATTTCTTAGCAAGCCTTAAAAATAGCATCATATCAAAAACTGCTCTAATAAGCCTAGACAAAAGTTTTAAAATAATAGAAGCAACAACACAAAGGCGAGAAGTAGAAATTTTGGTAAACAATATTTTGTACTCAACTCAAAACAGCAATTTAAAACTAAACGACATTGTAATAACCTGTCTTTCAAAAGAAATTGACATATACCTACCATACATAGAAGAATTTTTAAACAAATACGATGTTGATTTTAATGTACTAGATTCTAAAGACATTTCGAAAAGTAAAAGCGTAATGGCCTTAAAAAAATTAATGGGATTATTCACTTCAAACAAGGGTGCCATTAGCAACTTTAGTAGAAAAGAAATAATTGAATTCTTAAGTAGTTCAAAGGTTCTGAATAAATTCAATATATCAATAAATGAATTGCAAAACTTAATAACATTTAGTGACACCATGAATATTAATTTTGGAATGAATGACACACATAAAGAAAACTTATCATATGATAAAACCTTTTTAAATTCATGGGAAGATGGCTTTAACAGATTCTTAATGTCTGAAATTTTCGATGAAAAATATGAAAACGAAATTCTTCAAGAAAATGTAAGCTTTCAAGACCCAAATTCAATAGTACAACTGAAAACCATAATAAGCAGTTTGTATGAAGATATAACTTATTTTAAAGGTAGGGAATACACAATATATGAATGGGCAGAAATAATAGAAATATTTATAAATAAATATATTAAACTTGAAGATGACGACAAAATTGATGAATACATAAGAACAAGAGTACAATACCTCAAAAATTTTTCAAGAGATTTTAATGATAATCTTTACAAAGATTACATGGAAAAAATTAAGGATACAAAAGTCGAATTTGCTCTTTTTAAAATAATGTTTGAAGAAAGTTTAGAACAAAAATCATATCAATTAATGAATCAAAATATGGGAATACTTGTTGCTAGCTCTGATAAAATTGAATATCTACTGAAATCTGAAATCCACTTCCTAGGAGCTGACAAATTAAATTCAAACATAACCTTCGATAACATGAACCTACTAAATGAATACTATGATTATGCTAATGTAGAGCAAAACAACATCTCAAATTTAATCAACATAATCTTTGCAGCATCAAATAAATTTTATCTTTATTATTCACTAAGCAAATCTTTAAATCCAGACATTAACAAGCCCAAAGTAATACACAAAATAATAGATTACATAAAGGATATGGGACAAGAGATAGAAATTGAAACACACCCAAGAGAAAATTATGATTTTAAATATTTTAAAGAACAAAAAGCTAGCTACTTAATAAACTACGATACAAATGCCTTCTGCATTGCAGAATCACTAAAGAATGGTAATCATACAAAATTTATACAAAAAAGAGTTAAATTAAGGGGACCAATCTCTCTAGGAATAAAGGATATTAATAAAGCCATAACTAACCCATACAAACACTTTTATGAAAAAATACTAAACGTACACATTAAAGACATAAGCCAAATCAATGAAATCAAGGAAAAACAAGAAGAACAAATTGTGGATATTGTTAACTTTAGCTACAGTTTAATGAACGAATTTATATCAATACACGCATATATAAAAAATGAAATTAGCGAACATCAAATACTTGAAAGAATAGATAGCATAATTGCACATAAAATTCAAAAAGGGGTAGTTCCTATTAATTTCAAAAGAGAAATGATTAAGAAAGAATTTATATCAAAACTCAATGAGATAAAAAGTAGCATTGAAATAAACTTTCAAGAATTTTTTAAAATGGAAGCAATCGATACTACATTAAATAAAATAATACCTATTAGCTTTGAAGATGAAACATTAGAATTTAAATTAAATGGAAGCTTTCAAAACATATACAAGATCGATAATAGGTATTATTACTGCAATTTAGAAAAAAAAGAATACAGCACAGACACTATTGCCAGGAAAATAGACCTATACATACTAGGATTAATTTTAAAAAGCGAAGTTAAGGATATAAATTCAATTCAAGAAATCAAAATCTCTTATGAAACTGCTCAATTGTCACTTGATAATGCCTACGAGGGCACAGCAATAAACCTTGCAGAACTTGAAAACTTATTAAAACAAATTGCATATATCTCAAGCTATCCCACGCCCATCTACAAAGACTTAATAAATAAAAGCTTAAATAAAATAAAAGACATAAATGAATTTCCTACCGAGCTCGAATCACAAATAAGACGCACTCAAAAAAGCCTTGCTATTACAAAAAATATGGAATATTTCCTTGAACAAAAAGACATCACATGTTGCCCTTATTACAATAGATTTAAAGATACCAATCATTTAAACATAGATAAAAATTTAGAAAAACTACTAAAAGATTTTTATATTAAATTTATGAAAATTCAAAGTTAA
- a CDS encoding nicotinate phosphoribosyltransferase, producing MDNMSLFTDFYELSMMNAYFVKDINPRAKFEMFFRKTPFKNGYIILAGLQTLVRILEELHFKEEEIEYLETLKHFDKKFLKYLKTLKLNIKIISIKEGRVVFPSEPILIIEGNLIELLLIEGLVLNIINFESLIATKTARIKEAGAQTIAEFGLRRAQGINGALSASKAAYIGGADFTSNVLAGYKYNIPVTGTMAHSWVMSFKSEEEAFWEYAKTYPNNVCLLIDTYDTLNSGLENAIKVFKSLKRKENQNFSVRIDSGDLEYLSKEVRRKLDENGLYEVKIIVSNELDEDIIMYLNSINAPIDFWGVGTRLVTAQGDPSLSGVYKMISIDQNESFIPKMKISNNIEKSTLPSQKRIVRIYSDEQMIFDLIFLKEEEEEIRKMLNLKQKFTIHHPLQENVFKAIKSYESFEFLMDTNFETNKINQISETRLENLRNRVQSDLKKIDHTYRRIINPHVYKVSITENLRNLRNRLIKESKII from the coding sequence ATGGATAACATGTCCCTGTTTACAGACTTCTATGAACTTTCGATGATGAATGCTTATTTTGTAAAGGACATCAACCCGAGAGCGAAATTTGAAATGTTCTTCAGAAAAACCCCTTTTAAGAATGGATACATAATTTTAGCAGGGCTGCAAACATTGGTTAGGATCCTAGAGGAACTCCATTTTAAAGAAGAAGAAATTGAGTACTTGGAAACACTGAAACACTTTGATAAGAAATTTTTAAAATACCTAAAGACGCTTAAGCTAAACATAAAAATAATCTCAATCAAAGAAGGAAGAGTTGTCTTTCCTTCAGAACCAATATTAATTATTGAAGGAAACCTCATCGAGCTTTTGCTCATAGAGGGACTGGTACTAAACATCATAAATTTTGAAAGTCTCATTGCAACTAAAACAGCAAGGATTAAAGAAGCAGGCGCTCAAACTATAGCCGAATTTGGTCTTAGAAGAGCTCAAGGAATTAATGGAGCACTCTCAGCAAGTAAAGCCGCCTACATAGGAGGAGCTGACTTTACAAGCAATGTCCTTGCAGGATATAAATACAATATCCCTGTTACCGGCACAATGGCGCACAGTTGGGTGATGAGTTTCAAAAGTGAAGAAGAAGCTTTTTGGGAATACGCAAAAACATATCCAAATAACGTATGCTTGCTAATTGATACTTATGACACACTTAATAGTGGGCTTGAGAATGCAATTAAAGTTTTCAAATCACTGAAGAGAAAGGAGAATCAAAATTTTTCCGTCAGAATTGACAGTGGAGATCTTGAATACTTAAGCAAGGAAGTAAGAAGAAAACTTGATGAGAATGGCCTTTATGAAGTCAAAATCATTGTATCTAACGAACTTGATGAAGATATTATTATGTATCTCAACTCAATCAATGCTCCCATTGATTTTTGGGGAGTAGGGACTCGTCTGGTTACCGCACAAGGAGACCCTAGCCTCTCAGGAGTGTATAAAATGATATCAATTGACCAAAATGAGAGCTTTATTCCTAAAATGAAAATATCAAATAACATCGAAAAATCAACCCTACCCTCTCAGAAAAGAATCGTTAGAATATACTCTGATGAACAGATGATTTTTGACCTAATTTTTTTAAAAGAAGAAGAGGAAGAGATAAGAAAAATGTTAAATTTGAAACAAAAATTCACGATTCACCACCCTTTACAAGAAAACGTATTTAAAGCAATAAAATCCTATGAAAGCTTCGAATTCTTAATGGATACTAACTTTGAAACCAATAAAATTAATCAAATATCAGAAACGAGACTGGAAAATTTAAGGAACAGAGTTCAGAGTGATCTTAAAAAGATTGATCACACATACAGGAGAATAATAAACCCCCATGTATACAAAGTAAGTATCACAGAAAACTTAAGAAACTTGAGAAACAGACTAATTAAAGAAAGCAAAATTATATGA